A genomic region of Manihot esculenta cultivar AM560-2 chromosome 15, M.esculenta_v8, whole genome shotgun sequence contains the following coding sequences:
- the LOC110602056 gene encoding uncharacterized protein LOC110602056 has product MGSGRNENRGRGKGKGSISVRGRGMELARSRDNGRGSFSVRGRGVELARGRGKDRGNNLSSIDASGSGITRGTKNDKDETSSDSSEAELDKMDIAKDSDGLSSLDSEASIYLSSDDDGDNEPDQRDHLHGFYNNPFTYNG; this is encoded by the exons ATGGGCAGTGGTAGAAATGAAAATAGGGGCAGGGGTAAAGGTAAAGGCAGTATAAGTGTAAGAGGTAGAGGAATGGAATTAGCTAGGAGCAGGGATAATGGAAGAGGCAGTTTTAGTGTAAGAGGTAGAGGAGTGGAATTAGCTAGGGGTAGAGGTAAGGATAGGGGCAACAATTTATCATCTATTGATGCTAGTGGCAGTGGAATAACTAGGGGAACTAAGAATGATAAGG ATGAGACTAGTAGTGATAGTTCAGAAGCTGAGTTAGATAAAATGGATATTGCTAAGGATAGTGATGGGTTGAGCAGCTTAGATTCAGAAGCTTCAATATATTTATCATCAGATGATGATGGTGACAATGAACCAGACCAGAGGGATCATTTGCATGGATTTTACAATAATCCATTTACATATAATGGATAA
- the LOC110601819 gene encoding beta-glucuronosyltransferase GlcAT14A, whose amino-acid sequence MKRLKSYYMHFRHHQAMERKWIFPLAIGSIVSLFLLFLTTLSFPDGTPLLPLYRSFSSFSSRFVEPKLQPIPVSNLPPPPRFAYLISGSAGDGNMLKRTLQALYHPNNRYVVHLDRESSSEERLDLHNYVRDNPIFVKFGNVQMITKANLVTYRGPTMVANTLHAAAILLREGGDWDWFINLSASDYPLVTQDDLLHTFSYLPRDLNFIDHTSNIGWKEFQRAKPIIVDPGLYMTKKADVFWVTQRRSVPTAFKLFTGSAWMALSRPFIDYTIWGWDNLPRVALMYYANFISSPEGYFHTVICNAQEFRNTTVNSDLHFISWDNPPKQHPHHLNLADMQKMIDSNAPFARKFRRDDPVLDKIDSELLSRGPDMFTPGGWCTGSRENGTDPCSTLGDATILRPGPGAKRLENLISTLLSKENFRTRQCK is encoded by the exons ATGAAGAGATTGAAGAGTTACTATATGCACTTTCGCCACCATCAAGCCATGGAGCGTAAATGGATCTTTCCTCTAGCTATTGGGTCTAttgtctctctctttcttctctttctcacTACCCTTTCCTTCCCTGATGGTACCCCATTACTCCCTTTGTATcgctctttctcttcttttagtTCTAGATTCGTTGAGCCTAAGCTTCAGCCAATTCCTGTGTCCAAtctccctcctcctcctcgctTTGCTTACCTAATCTCTGGCTCTGCCGGAGATGGGAACATGTTGAAGCGGACTTTGCAGGCGCTTTACCATCCGAATAACAGATATGTTGTGCACTTGGACCGGGAATCTTCTTCTGAGGAGAGGTTGGATCTGCATAATTATGTCAGGGATAATCCGATTTTCGTCAAGTTTGGTAATGTCCAGATGATCACTAAAGCTAATCTTGTAACGTATAGAGGTCCTACTATGGTCGCTAATACTCTGCACGCGGCGGCGATCTTGTTGAGAGAGGGTGGGGATTGGGATTGGTTCATCAATCTTAGTGCTTCTGATTATCCACTGGTCACACAGGACG ATCTATTGCATACATTTTCTTATCTGCCGAGGGATCTTAATTTCATTGATCATACGAGCAACATTGGTTGGAAAGA GTTTCAAAGAGCGAAGCCAATAATAGTAGATCCGGGGTTGTACATGACAAAGAAGGCTGATGTTTTCTGGGTTACTCAGAGAAGGAGTGTACCGACAGCATTCAAACTTTTTACAG GTTCGGCTTGGATGGCACTTTCTCGGCCGTTCATTGATTACACAATATGGGGTTGGGACAATTTGCCCCGAGTTGCACTCATGTATTATGCAAACTTTATCTCTTCGCCAGAAGGTTATTTCCACACTGTCATTTGCAATGCACAGGAGTTTCGCAACACAACTGTGAATAGTGACCTTCATTTCATATCATGGGACAATCCTCCTAAGCAGCATCCACACCACCTCAACCTTGCTGACATGCAAAAGATGATAGACAGTAATGCACCTTTTGCAAGGAAGTTCCGCCGAGATGATCCAGTGCTCGACAAAATTGATTCTGAGCTCTTATCTCGGGGTCCAGACATGTTTACTCCTGGTGGTTGGTGCACAGGAAGTAGGGAAAATGGAACTGACCCATGTTCTACTTTAGGTGATGCAACAATCCTTAGACCGGGCCCTGGAGCAAAACGGCTGGAGAATTTGATAAGCACTCTGTTATCTAAAGAAAATTTCCGAACAAGGCAATGCAAGTAG